The Vitis riparia cultivar Riparia Gloire de Montpellier isolate 1030 chromosome 10, EGFV_Vit.rip_1.0, whole genome shotgun sequence genome includes a region encoding these proteins:
- the LOC117924064 gene encoding serine acetyltransferase 1, chloroplastic-like, with translation MAACVHNSRTSTEAAASPFSQDSADHQCQIRNSPWFAKKCKPSFQNLFSCDPIKRVRLQADKEDDVLWLKIREQALCDMEQEPILSKYYCSSILQHDSLESALSNELAAKLSNTDLPRSTLMEVFAGVLAEDEEVRRAIRADLKAVKERDPACISYAHCFLNFKGFLACQAHRVAHKLWSQGRIVMALLIQSRVSEVFAVDIHPGAKLGHGVVLDHATGIVIGETAVIGDNVTILHNVTLGGTGKVNGDRHPKVGDGVLIGAGTKVLGSIRVGDRAKIGAGSVVLKEVPPETTSVGNPARLVGLKS, from the coding sequence ATGGCAGCTTGTGTCCACAACTCAAGGACTAGCACTGAAGCTGCAGCTTCTCCATTTTCTCAAGACTCGGCAGATCATCAATGCCAGATAAGAAATTCTCCATGGTTTGCCAAAAAATGCAAACCCAGTTTCCAAAATCTTTTTTCATGCGACCCCATTAAGAGGGTTCGCCTGCAAGCCGATAAAGAAGATGATGTTCTGTGGCTGAAGATCAGAGAGCAAGCTCTATGTGATATGGAGCAAGAGCCCATCTTGTCCAAGTACTATTGTTCTTCAATACTACAGCATGATTCACTAGAAAGCGCCTTGTCGAATGAGCTAGCGGCTAAACTCAGCAATACAGATCTTCCCAGAAGCACCCTCATGGAGGTTTTCGCAGGAGTGTTGGCAGAGGATGAGGAGGTCAGGAGAGCCATTAGAGCTGACCTCAAAGCTGTGAAAGAGCGAGACCCTGCCTGCATAAGCTATGCGCATTGCTTCTTGAACTTCAAAGGCTTTCTGGCATGCCAAGCTCATAGGGTGGCGCATAAGCTCTGGTCACAAGGCAGGATTGTGATGGCTCTGCTGATCCAAAGCCGGGTATCCGAGGTCTTCGCGGTGGATATCCATCCTGGGGCCAAGCTGGGACATGGGGTAGTACTGGATCATGCCACCGGAATTGTCATCGGAGAGACGGCGGTGATAGGAGACAATGTCACAATCTTGCATAATGTGACACTGGGTGGCACAGGGAAGGTGAATGGGGATAGGCACCCTAAGGTTGGTGATGGGGTTTTGATAGGTGCAGGGACTAAAGTCTTGGGCAGCATTAGGGTTGGTGATAGGGCTAAGATTGGAGCAGGGTCAGTGGTTTTAAAAGAAGTGCCTCCAGAGACTACTAGTGTTGGGAACCCAGCTAGATTGGTTGGCCTTAAATCCTAA
- the LOC117924063 gene encoding phosphoglycolate phosphatase 2, with amino-acid sequence MNANGEAAKAVPELLSPQNARLLLDSTEAFLFDCDGVIWKGDKLIDGVSETLDLLRSKGKKLVFVTNNSSKSRRQYAEKFNSLGIAVSEDEIFSSSFAAAMFLKVNDFPQEKKVYVIGGEGILEELQLAGFTGLGGPEDGKKTVELKSNCFFEHDKSVGAVIVGIDPYINYYKLQYGTLCIRENPGCLFIATNLDAVGHMTDLQEWPGAGCMVGAISSSTEKKPMVVGKPSTFMMDFLLQKYHINTSKMCMVGDRLDTDILFGQNAGCKTLLVLSGVTTQAILQDPSNKIQPDYYTSKLSDFLRIL; translated from the exons ATGAATGCCAATGGCGAAGCAGCGAAAGCAGTCCCTGAGCTTCTCTCTCCTCAGAACGCTAGGCTTCTTTTGGATTCCACAGAGGCTTTTCTCTTCGATTGCGATG GGGTTATTTGGAAGGGTGATAAGCTCATCGATGGCGTTTCGGAGACATTAGATCTGCTCCGATCCAAG GGGAAGAAGCTGGTGTTCGTGACCAACAATTCCTCAAAGTCTAGACGGCAATATGCGGAAAAATTCAATTCATTAGGAATTGCAGTGAGCGAG GATGAGATATTCTCGTCATCTTTTGCTGCTGCTATGTTCTTGAAGGTGAATGATTTTCCCCAAGAAAAAAAG GTTTATGTGATAGGTGGAGAAGGTATATTGGAAGAGCTGCAGCTTGCAGGTTTTACTGGCCTTGGTGGTCCA GAGGATGGGAAAAAAACAGTAGAGCTGAAATCAAATTGCTTCTTTGAACATGATAAGAGT GTTGGAGCAGTCATTGTTGGAATAGACCCATATATTAACTATTACAAGCTTCA GTATGGAACACTTTGCATTCGTGAGAATCCAGGATGCCTTTTCATTGCTACCAATCTTGATGCAGTGGGACATATGACTGATTTACAAGAGTGGCCTg GCGCAGGATGTATGGTTGGTGCCATATCCAGTTCAACTGAGAAGAAGCCTATGGTGGTCGGAAAACCGTCAACCTTTATGATGGACTTTTTACTACAGAA ATACCATATCAATACCTCCAAAATGTGTATGGTGGGTGATAGATTAGACACTGATATTTTATTCGGACAGAATGCTGGCTGCAAAACTCTCCTTGTTCTTTCTG GTGTAACGACACAAGCTATTCTCCAAGATCCATCAAACAAGATCCAACCAGATTACTACACAAGCAAGTTGTCTGACTTCCTCCGAATCTTATGA
- the LOC117923656 gene encoding C2 and GRAM domain-containing protein At1g03370 isoform X2: MKLVVRVIEARNLPAMDLNGLSDPYVRLQLGRNRFRTKVVKKSLNPSWDEEFSFWVEDLSEDLVVSVLDEDKYFNDDFVGQLRVPVSRVFDAEVKSLGTTWYSLHPKSKKSRSRDCGEILLDIFFSQNSGFMPLHSDDDHVPPLRKHPDVTIESPSRSFNGSSRSSSPMPSGMRMEDIGSKEEKLNAQKTIAGRIAQIFVKNGDLASCTSGGSIDSSELSETSIPEVYENKLEEQSSSCNFEESMKRMESTDQGNECLSNLPGGVLLDQLYVVASSELNSLLFAPDSNFPRALADLQGTTELQQGPWVFENGGDSLKRVVTYIKAASKLIKAVKATEDQTYLKADGKVFAVLASVSTPDVMYGSTFKVEVLYCITPGPEMPSGEQSSRLVISWRMNFSQNTMMKSMIEGGARQGLKDSYAQYENLLAQNVKPVDPKDAGSNKEQVLASLQAEPQSDWKLAVQYFVNITVVSTIFAVLYVSTHIWIATPSPIQGLEFVGLDLPDSIGEVIVCILLVIQGERVLKMIARFMQARAQKGSDHGVKAQGDGWLLTVALIEGSNLAAVDSSGFSDPYVVFTTNGKTRTSSIKFQKSDPLWNEIFEFDAMDEPPSMLDVEVLDFDGPFDEATSLGHAEINFVKTNLSDLADVWIPLQGKLAQACQSKLHLRIFLNNTRGNNVVREYLTKMEKEVGKKINLRSPQTNSAFQKLFGLPPEEFLINDFTCHLKRKMPMQGRLFMSARIIGFHANLFGHKTKFFFLWEDIDDIQFETATLSSMGSPIIVMTLRKGRGMDARHGAKSQDAQGRLKFHFHSFVSFNVAQRTIMALWKARSLSPEQKVRIVEESESKSLQTEETGSFLGLEDVCMPEANFCVELFGGGELEYRVMQKAGCLNYSLTPWELDKDGIYVRQICYKFDKCVSRYRGEAVSTQQRSLLPDRNGWVIEEVLTLHGVPLGDHFNLHFRYQIEHAPSKGEACLIRVYFGIAWLKGTRHQKRISKNIHSNLQDRLKLMVGEVEKEFLTGK; the protein is encoded by the exons ATGAAGCTTGTGGTTAGGGTAATTGAAGCAAGAAATCTACCTGCAATGGATCTAAACGGGTTGAGTGATCCATACGTGAGGTTGCAGTTGGGAAGGAACAGGTTCAGGACTAAAGTGGTGAAGAAGAGCTTAAATCCATCATGGGATGAAGAATTCAGTTTCTGGGTTGAGGACTTGAGTGAAGATCTTGTTGTGTCTGTTTTGGATGAGGATAAGTACTTTAATGATGATTTCGTTGGCCAATTGAGAGTCCCAGTTTCCCGGGTTTTTGACGCTGAGGTTAAGTCTCTGGGCACTACCTGGTATAGCCTGCATCCCAAGAGTAAGAAGTCCAGGAGCAGGGATTGTG GTGAAATTCTTCtcgatatatttttttctcaaaacagtGGATTCATGCCCTTGCATTCTGATGATGACCATGTACCACCCTTGAGGAAGCATCCAGATGTTACAATTGAATCTCCTTCAAGGTCTTTCAATGGAAGCTCAAGGTCGTCTTCTCCAATGCCTTCTGGGATGAGAATGGAAGATATTGGCTCCAAGGAAGAGAAGTTAAATGCTCAAAAAACCATTGCAGGTCGAATTGctcaaatttttgttaaaaatgggGATCTGGCATCCTGCACCTCTGGTGGAAGCATTGACTCATCAGAGCTATCTGAAACTTCCATACCTGAGGTTTATGAGAACAAGCTGGAGGAGCAATCCTCTTCTTGCAATTTTGAAGAGTCAATGAAAAGAATGGAATCGACAGATCAAGGAAATGAATGTCTGAGCAATTTACCAGGAGGAGTACTTCTAGACCAGTTGTATGTGGTTGCATCCTCAGAACTTAATTCCTTGCTCTTTGCACCTGATTCGAATTTTCCCAGAGCTTTAGCAGACCTGCAAGGAACAACAGAGCTGCAACAAGGACCTTGGGTATTTGAGAATGGTGGTGATAGCTTGAAAAGAGTGGTTACTTACATTAAGGCTGCAAGTAAATTAATAAAAGCTGTGAAAGCCACAGAGGATCAAACTTATCTAAAAGCTGATGGGAAGGTTTTTGCTGTTTTAGCTAGTGTAAGCACTCCAGATGTTATGTATGGAAGCACTTTTAAGGTGGAGGTGCTATACTGCATAACACCTGGGCCAGAGATGCCATCAGGAGAACAATCTTCGCGGTTGGTAATATCCTGGCGGATGAACTTTAGTCAGAACACTATGATGAAAAGTATGATAGAGGGTGGAGCTAGGCAGGGCCTGAAAGACAGTTACGCTCAGTATGAAAATTTATTAGCTCAGAATGTTAAGCCAGTTGATCCAAAGGATGCGGGGTCCAACAAGGAACAGGTTTTGGCTTCATTGCAAGCGGAGCCCCAGTCAGACTGGAAGCTGGCAGTTCAGTATTTTGTGAACATTACTGTGGTTTCCACAATTTTTGCAGTATTATATGTGTCTACCCACATCTGGATTGCCACGCCTAGCCCAATTCAAGGACTTGAGTTTGTTGGGCTAGACTTGCCAGATTCAATTGGTGAAGTGATTGTGTGCATCCTCCTGGTTATTCAAGGTGAGCGAGTGCTGAAGATGATAGCACGGTTCATGCAGGCCAGAGCACAAAAAG gCAGTGATCATGGAGTCAAAGCACAAGGAGATGGGTGGCTGCTAACTGTTGCCTTGATTGAAGGCAGTAATTTAGCAGCTGTTGACTCAAGTGGATTCTCTGATCCATATGTGGTTTTTACTACTAACGGAAAAACTAGAACCAGCTCAATTAAGTTTCAGAAATCTGACCCTCTGTGGAATG AGATATTTGAATTTGATGCAATGGATGAGCCTCCATCTATGCTGGATGTGGAAGTTTTGGATTTTGATGGACCTTTTGATGAAGCTACATCACTGGGCCATGCTGAAATCAACTTTGTGAAAACCAACTTGTCAGATCTAGCTGATGTTTGGATTCCTCTTCAGGGAAAGTTGGCCCAGGCGTGTCAGTCTAAGCTACACTTAAGAATCTTCTTGAACAATACCAGAGGTAACAATGTTGTCAGGGAGTATCTAACTAAGATGGAGAAGGAGGTGGGGAAGAAG ATAAACTTGAGGTCTCCTCAAACAAATTCGGCATTTCAGAAACTCTTTGGACTTCCACCAGAGGAATTTCTCATCAATGATTTTACTTGTCACTTGAAACGCAAAATGCCCATGCAg GGACGGTTGTTTATGTCTGCAAGAATAATTGGGTTCCATGCAAATTTATTTGGCCATAAAACAAAGTTCTTTTTCCTCTGGGAGGACATAGATGACATTCAATTTGAAACTGCTACGTTGTCATCGATGGGCAGTCCAATCATTGTCATGACACTCCGGAAAGGCAGAGGTATGGATGCAAGGCATGGCGCAAAATCACAGGATGCACAAGGGAGGCTGAAGTTCCATTTCCACTCTTTTGTCTCTTTCAATGTAGCACAAAG GACAATTATGGCTTTATGGAAGGCAAGATCCTTGAGTCCTGAGCAGAAGGTGCGGATAGTTGAAGAGTCCGAATCCAAAAGCCTTCAAACTGAAGAGACTGGATCCTTTTTGGGGCTTGAAGACGTCTGCATGCCAGAG GCAAATTTCTGCGTGGAGTTATTTGGTGGGGGTGAATTGGAATATAGGGTTATGCAGAAAGCAGGTTGTCTTAACTACTCTTTAACTCCATGGGAGTTGGATAAGGACGGTATATATGTGAGGCAAATTTGCTACAAATTTGATAAGTGTGTTTCCCGTTATAGAGGAGAAGCAGTGAGTACCCAGCAAAGATCTCTCCTTCCTGATAGAAATGGTTGGGTTATTGAAGAAGTCCTGACTCTCCATGGGGTTCCACTTGGTGACCATTTCAAT CTTCATTTTAGATATCAAATTGAACATGCACCATCAAAAGGTGAGGCATGTCTTATCCGAGTATATTTTGGAATTGCATGGCTGAAAGGCACAAGACATCAAAAAAGGATCTCAAAGAACATCCACTCAAATCTGCAAGACCGGCTGAAGTTGATGGTGGGTGAAGTTGAAAAGGAATTTTTAACTGGAAAGTAG
- the LOC117923656 gene encoding C2 and GRAM domain-containing protein At1g03370 isoform X1, translated as MKLVVRVIEARNLPAMDLNGLSDPYVRLQLGRNRFRTKVVKKSLNPSWDEEFSFWVEDLSEDLVVSVLDEDKYFNDDFVGQLRVPVSRVFDAEVKSLGTTWYSLHPKSKKSRSRDCGEILLDIFFSQNSGFMPLHSDDDHVPPLRKHPDVTIESPSRSFNGSSRSSSPMPSGMRMEDIGSKEEKLNAQKTIAGRIAQIFVKNGDLASCTSGGSIDSSELSETSIPEVYENKLEEQSSSCNFEESMKRMESTDQGNECLSNLPGGVLLDQLYVVASSELNSLLFAPDSNFPRALADLQGTTELQQGPWVFENGGDSLKRVVTYIKAASKLIKAVKATEDQTYLKADGKVFAVLASVSTPDVMYGSTFKVEVLYCITPGPEMPSGEQSSRLVISWRMNFSQNTMMKSMIEGGARQGLKDSYAQYENLLAQNVKPVDPKDAGSNKEQVLASLQAEPQSDWKLAVQYFVNITVVSTIFAVLYVSTHIWIATPSPIQGLEFVGLDLPDSIGEVIVCILLVIQGERVLKMIARFMQARAQKGSDHGVKAQGDGWLLTVALIEGSNLAAVDSSGFSDPYVVFTTNGKTRTSSIKFQKSDPLWNEIFEFDAMDEPPSMLDVEVLDFDGPFDEATSLGHAEINFVKTNLSDLADVWIPLQGKLAQACQSKLHLRIFLNNTRGNNVVREYLTKMEKEVGKKINLRSPQTNSAFQKLFGLPPEEFLINDFTCHLKRKMPMQGRLFMSARIIGFHANLFGHKTKFFFLWEDIDDIQFETATLSSMGSPIIVMTLRKGRGMDARHGAKSQDAQGRLKFHFHSFVSFNVAQRTIMALWKARSLSPEQKVRIVEESESKSLQTEETGSFLGLEDVCMPEVYSSVLSLPANFCVELFGGGELEYRVMQKAGCLNYSLTPWELDKDGIYVRQICYKFDKCVSRYRGEAVSTQQRSLLPDRNGWVIEEVLTLHGVPLGDHFNLHFRYQIEHAPSKGEACLIRVYFGIAWLKGTRHQKRISKNIHSNLQDRLKLMVGEVEKEFLTGK; from the exons ATGAAGCTTGTGGTTAGGGTAATTGAAGCAAGAAATCTACCTGCAATGGATCTAAACGGGTTGAGTGATCCATACGTGAGGTTGCAGTTGGGAAGGAACAGGTTCAGGACTAAAGTGGTGAAGAAGAGCTTAAATCCATCATGGGATGAAGAATTCAGTTTCTGGGTTGAGGACTTGAGTGAAGATCTTGTTGTGTCTGTTTTGGATGAGGATAAGTACTTTAATGATGATTTCGTTGGCCAATTGAGAGTCCCAGTTTCCCGGGTTTTTGACGCTGAGGTTAAGTCTCTGGGCACTACCTGGTATAGCCTGCATCCCAAGAGTAAGAAGTCCAGGAGCAGGGATTGTG GTGAAATTCTTCtcgatatatttttttctcaaaacagtGGATTCATGCCCTTGCATTCTGATGATGACCATGTACCACCCTTGAGGAAGCATCCAGATGTTACAATTGAATCTCCTTCAAGGTCTTTCAATGGAAGCTCAAGGTCGTCTTCTCCAATGCCTTCTGGGATGAGAATGGAAGATATTGGCTCCAAGGAAGAGAAGTTAAATGCTCAAAAAACCATTGCAGGTCGAATTGctcaaatttttgttaaaaatgggGATCTGGCATCCTGCACCTCTGGTGGAAGCATTGACTCATCAGAGCTATCTGAAACTTCCATACCTGAGGTTTATGAGAACAAGCTGGAGGAGCAATCCTCTTCTTGCAATTTTGAAGAGTCAATGAAAAGAATGGAATCGACAGATCAAGGAAATGAATGTCTGAGCAATTTACCAGGAGGAGTACTTCTAGACCAGTTGTATGTGGTTGCATCCTCAGAACTTAATTCCTTGCTCTTTGCACCTGATTCGAATTTTCCCAGAGCTTTAGCAGACCTGCAAGGAACAACAGAGCTGCAACAAGGACCTTGGGTATTTGAGAATGGTGGTGATAGCTTGAAAAGAGTGGTTACTTACATTAAGGCTGCAAGTAAATTAATAAAAGCTGTGAAAGCCACAGAGGATCAAACTTATCTAAAAGCTGATGGGAAGGTTTTTGCTGTTTTAGCTAGTGTAAGCACTCCAGATGTTATGTATGGAAGCACTTTTAAGGTGGAGGTGCTATACTGCATAACACCTGGGCCAGAGATGCCATCAGGAGAACAATCTTCGCGGTTGGTAATATCCTGGCGGATGAACTTTAGTCAGAACACTATGATGAAAAGTATGATAGAGGGTGGAGCTAGGCAGGGCCTGAAAGACAGTTACGCTCAGTATGAAAATTTATTAGCTCAGAATGTTAAGCCAGTTGATCCAAAGGATGCGGGGTCCAACAAGGAACAGGTTTTGGCTTCATTGCAAGCGGAGCCCCAGTCAGACTGGAAGCTGGCAGTTCAGTATTTTGTGAACATTACTGTGGTTTCCACAATTTTTGCAGTATTATATGTGTCTACCCACATCTGGATTGCCACGCCTAGCCCAATTCAAGGACTTGAGTTTGTTGGGCTAGACTTGCCAGATTCAATTGGTGAAGTGATTGTGTGCATCCTCCTGGTTATTCAAGGTGAGCGAGTGCTGAAGATGATAGCACGGTTCATGCAGGCCAGAGCACAAAAAG gCAGTGATCATGGAGTCAAAGCACAAGGAGATGGGTGGCTGCTAACTGTTGCCTTGATTGAAGGCAGTAATTTAGCAGCTGTTGACTCAAGTGGATTCTCTGATCCATATGTGGTTTTTACTACTAACGGAAAAACTAGAACCAGCTCAATTAAGTTTCAGAAATCTGACCCTCTGTGGAATG AGATATTTGAATTTGATGCAATGGATGAGCCTCCATCTATGCTGGATGTGGAAGTTTTGGATTTTGATGGACCTTTTGATGAAGCTACATCACTGGGCCATGCTGAAATCAACTTTGTGAAAACCAACTTGTCAGATCTAGCTGATGTTTGGATTCCTCTTCAGGGAAAGTTGGCCCAGGCGTGTCAGTCTAAGCTACACTTAAGAATCTTCTTGAACAATACCAGAGGTAACAATGTTGTCAGGGAGTATCTAACTAAGATGGAGAAGGAGGTGGGGAAGAAG ATAAACTTGAGGTCTCCTCAAACAAATTCGGCATTTCAGAAACTCTTTGGACTTCCACCAGAGGAATTTCTCATCAATGATTTTACTTGTCACTTGAAACGCAAAATGCCCATGCAg GGACGGTTGTTTATGTCTGCAAGAATAATTGGGTTCCATGCAAATTTATTTGGCCATAAAACAAAGTTCTTTTTCCTCTGGGAGGACATAGATGACATTCAATTTGAAACTGCTACGTTGTCATCGATGGGCAGTCCAATCATTGTCATGACACTCCGGAAAGGCAGAGGTATGGATGCAAGGCATGGCGCAAAATCACAGGATGCACAAGGGAGGCTGAAGTTCCATTTCCACTCTTTTGTCTCTTTCAATGTAGCACAAAG GACAATTATGGCTTTATGGAAGGCAAGATCCTTGAGTCCTGAGCAGAAGGTGCGGATAGTTGAAGAGTCCGAATCCAAAAGCCTTCAAACTGAAGAGACTGGATCCTTTTTGGGGCTTGAAGACGTCTGCATGCCAGAGGTTTATAGTTCTGTTCTTTCTCTTCCT GCAAATTTCTGCGTGGAGTTATTTGGTGGGGGTGAATTGGAATATAGGGTTATGCAGAAAGCAGGTTGTCTTAACTACTCTTTAACTCCATGGGAGTTGGATAAGGACGGTATATATGTGAGGCAAATTTGCTACAAATTTGATAAGTGTGTTTCCCGTTATAGAGGAGAAGCAGTGAGTACCCAGCAAAGATCTCTCCTTCCTGATAGAAATGGTTGGGTTATTGAAGAAGTCCTGACTCTCCATGGGGTTCCACTTGGTGACCATTTCAAT CTTCATTTTAGATATCAAATTGAACATGCACCATCAAAAGGTGAGGCATGTCTTATCCGAGTATATTTTGGAATTGCATGGCTGAAAGGCACAAGACATCAAAAAAGGATCTCAAAGAACATCCACTCAAATCTGCAAGACCGGCTGAAGTTGATGGTGGGTGAAGTTGAAAAGGAATTTTTAACTGGAAAGTAG
- the LOC117924254 gene encoding protein phosphatase 1 regulatory inhibitor subunit PPP1R8 homolog, with translation MYGRTGLDRFKKAQSLEPFSVTVNSKTSQPAAPTAVAHPSVGYSHSQHQKSQYQPQNNVALKPIGADVAPSAVPAQQVTQLGGGQSTWLPPDWAIEPRPGVYYLEVLKDGEVLDRINLDKRRNIFGRQFASCDFVLDHQSVSRQHAAVIPHKNGSIYVIDLGSAHGTFVANERLTKETPVELEVGQSLRFAASTRSYILRKNNEALFPPPPLPSEVNLPPPPDPSDEEAVLAYNTTLNRYGLSKSDLLPKSIESSCSSGGKDDISQSERAAKRIKKARVAFRDQVGGELVEVVGVSDGVDVETEPGPVGVKEGSLVGKYESLVQITVIPKGKEQPSVREDNVSQKGVTDKLQEVLNKVKTAPKSGIYDDLYGESFSGKLGSSWAYSSSSSDGKQISNDFEGKALSASSGRSGANSSSVDDDDDGDVDDDLFGD, from the exons ATGTATGGGAGAACGGGTCTTGATAGATTTAAGAAAGCTCAATCTTTGGAGCCATTTTCAGTTACTGTAAATTCCAAAACTAGCCAACCTGCTGCTCCAACAGCAGTTGCTCATCCCTCTGTTGGATATTCACACTCGCAACATCAGAAATCCCAGTATCAGCCCCAGAACAATGTGGCTCTGAAACCCATAGGAGCTGATGTGGCACCATCAGCAGTGCCGGCTCAGCAAGTGACTCAGCTGGGAGGGGGCCAATCTACTTGGCTGCCTCCCGACTGGGCCATTGAGCCTCGACCAGGGGTGTATTATCTTGAGGTTTTGAAGGATGGTGAGGTCCTTGATCGGATTAATCTTGACAAGCGGAGGAATATATTTGGGAGGCAGTTTGCTAGTTGTGATTTTGTGCTTGATCATCAGTCTGTTTCACGACAGCATGCTGCTGTCATTCCTCACAAGAATGGAAG CATATATGTAATTGATTTGGGTTCTGCACATGGAACATTTGTTGCCAATGAGCGGTTGACCAAAGAAACACCTGTTGAGCTTGAGGTGGGACAATCTCTGCGGTTTGCTGCGTCCACAAGGAGTTATATATTGAGAAAGAATAATGAAGCTCTTTTCCCTCCACCTCCATTACCCTCAGAAGTTAATCTACCGCCACCCCCTGATCCTTCTGATGAAGAAGCTGTTTTGGCTTATAACACAACTCTAAATCGTTATGGTTTGAGCAAATCAGATTTACTGCCAAAATCCATTGAGTCAAGTTGCTCATCAGGTGGAAAAGATGACATCTCTCAGTCAGAGAGAGCAGCTAAGCGAATTAAGAAAGCAAGAGTGGCCTTCAGGGATCAAGTTGGGGGAGAGCTGGTTGAAGTTGTTGGGGTTTCAGATGGTGTAGATGTAGAAACTGAACCTGGTCCAGTAGGTGTGAAAGAAGGAAGTCTTGTTGGGAAATACGAATCCCTTGTACAGATCACTGTGATACCCAAAGGGAAAGAACAGCCGTCTGTGAGGGAAGACAATGTTTCACAAAAAGGTGTGACTGATAAACTACAAGAAGTCTTGAACAAGGTGAAAACTGCTCCAAAGAGTGGCATCTATGATGATCTTTATGGAGAATCATTTTCTGGCAAGTTGGGTTCCTCATGGGCATATTCATCCTCCAGTTCAGATGGTAAACAAATTTCCAATGACTTTGAAGGCAAGGCTCTTAGTGCATCAAGTGGGAGATCTGGTGCTAATTCAAGCtctgttgatgatgatgatgatggtgatgttgatgatgatttatttGGCGACTAG